A region of the Osmia bicornis bicornis chromosome 1, iOsmBic2.1, whole genome shotgun sequence genome:
CGAAGAGAAGCTGACAACACTCTGACCACTTGAGACGAGTTCGATTTTTTAAACGTTCCTTCCCGCGCTCTTCTTCGAGTGAGTCAAATATAGATCATTAAATTCGATAATACGCTGGTCTTGTCCCAGTAATCTCTTTTTGTTATCGAGGGACCTTAACACAGcgcgaaagaaaagaaatggaaagcacaaaaaaagaatcaaatcCCTAGAATCTCtgttattaacaaattacTCGTTATCATCAAAGAAGAGACGTTGACATATAGATCGTTCGGTTCTCGAAGAAGAAGGATTAACAGCCGactgaagaaaaaaaaaaaacttctCTTGAAACTGAAATTGCTCGTTCGAAATAACGAGCAACCAATACAGATAAATCCCTGTTGGACAAGTAGAGAAAATGAATTGTACTAAAAGTGAGGCGATAGGGGTACTTGACGCTTCTGAAAATACCGCAGACATCCCCCCCTGTCGAAACTCGTGGTAACGAACCATCGAGAGCAGCTTCTTTTTACTTCTACAATCAGGTCATTGGGCCTGCAACACCAGTGGGAATAGTAGAATGCCGCGAACCACTCGAACGACTCCTTCAGCAATCCATTtctcggctctttcctttctaACAGCAGCCAGCCCCGATATCGACGTCGGTACTACGAAAAATGGCGTCACAAGATGCATCGAAATATTCATAATCAGATCTTTTTCCTCCTACTATTAAAgtttaaagaaaatgatacTTTGCCTTTGCAGTTATACTATTGGTTAGTGAtggtaattgaaaaaatattcaacagaTATACTTAGAATTTCAGTTTTTCTTAACGATCTTCCTTTCGAATCCTTAGCAGACAATGTCTATGCATATGCGTTGCCATATTACATCCAGCACTCAACAATTAGCAAGGCATTGTGGAAACGCGCTTTTCAAACCGACTGGTCGATACTACGACTTAGAATCAGTGAAAAGGAAAGgaatttgtatattttcaaGTTAATGTCACGAGGTCAAGGTGTAAGTAAATAAATAGTGGTCAAAAAGTAGGAGGCGAAGAATGGATGAGGAACTTTCTTAATGGCCCAAGTCCGAATTGATCTTAGGTGCCTTATGCGGAGGAACTTAAGAAACTCCGGATGGTCCTGTGTGACTATTCCTCTGCCCTTTGTACAGAAGAGACAAGGAGCATCCGTAATTTCTTAGTTTGGGCCATTACTCCATTATCCCCTAACGGTAAACCTAAAACGCCTAATGcagtttataaaaaatgcaGTGTTACATGTAACCCGGATgataattaatcattaataGCGACATCGTTACAGGAACATATCTCCTTGGCGGGATGTTGAAAAGCAGTTCCTTACCTGTCTCTTCTagacattcttttcatccacATCGTTACACGTACTTCCGTTCCTCGTGTAAGTATGTAGGTACATGTATTTAACGGCGAAGTGATCAGAAATGTGGTGGCGCGCGCTCACGCacgtatatgtacatatatggaTGTATACCCTCTCGAAGAGCGGCCACTTGAAGATGCACGAACGCCGCGAACACGTAGCATTCTATTCGCGGCACAATTTTCGAGGATCGATATATCGAGCGGTGTGTCCCGTCGGTCGACGACGATGTCTTCAAATAGCACGGTAGTTAACGTCTCTAAGAGTCACCCTCAAGAAGGGTGGCGAGAGAACGGGAGGAGAGACTGCAGgatccttttctcttcctccTCGATTCTTCTGCTCTCTGCCCCCTCGACATCGGTGACGTTCTTCCTCTTTACCTTGCTATCTTCTTCTTTGCTTCCCTCTATGTTTTCGTGCTCCGATGTTTCATTACTGTACCGTCTTTGATATTAAGGGGTCAATAGGAACGACACTAGCATCATTGGTAGAGTAAGAGTGAAACACCGAAAAGTAATTCAAGGTTTTCGGACTTAATTCGAAGAGTAACGAGAATTTAGAAGTATAACAATCGACGTGCAGAGAGTTTTATAATGTTTTAAAAGTTGAATTACAAAATCGAGCTCTGTAAGGTGCTGTGTAATTGTaccatgaatatttttaaaaaagaatcatgAGAAAATGAAGCTTCTTCGCTTCGAGAGTTTCTTAGTTTCTCCGCGCGAGACCCCCAAGATCAATTCGGACTTGGGCCACCGTCATTTTTGTTGAGCGAATATATGAATATAATATTGCCATCGTTGTTTCTGgatgaatttataataaatgtaaataaagtGTTCCTCGAGTAATGGCACTTTCCATTAATTATACATTAAACTCCCTCTTTCAAGTTTTACTATTATGTTTCTTATAGCCGGGTTGAAGAGATCTTGTTAGAAGACTTACGGTAGTGGTAGTATTACTTCTTGGTATTTTAAGTTGCGGGTACATCAAAGAAACTTAGAACAGCTACCTTGATACATGTATTCTGTTCTTCACTGCTCGTTAGGCGCAACTCCGTCGAGGATTGTAACGAATAAACACGTTTTTATAGCTCACAGTTCTGCTAATGAATCTCTAGCGATAAGAAGAAATTAGTGTTTGACTGAAATTTTTGCGAATCTAAATCTAAATCTAAAATACAactttattgtattttatttcatcttaTTATCGTATAAGAAGTATTGTAGAGAAATAAATTGACACTCGATTTGTTGAACGCGATATCCGCACATACCGATTGATCCGAGGATATGAAAAGCAAGATCGCGAGGGTGCACCCGATCATGATCCGCGCGGCCTCCATCCAGCCTTACGTTATTTATCCCCTTAGCATTCATCGTCGCAATTAGCGCGTTTGACAAGGTGTTCGTGTCGCGCGATTACGTCCGTTGACGATGGCACATTGGGCATATGCCGCATTGAGGTAGATTCGTGTCGTGGAAACATCGGAACGCCACGAACCTACAGGGATTACCACCACTTCTTTCCTCCTCGGTCCTCCGCGATACTCTCGACCCTTTCTAACCTGTCATCGTGTAGCACGTCACGAGCGCGAGTTAccccttctttcttttcttcttccctcGGTATCGAGTTAAGAGGAAGAAGCGGGGTGGCGACGAGGTGCATATCGGTGCTAGTGCCGTTGCTGGTCCACCACCTCCATCGCCACCACTACCGCTACCAACGAGTATCCACCTCCACCGTTGCATCTCTATAGCCGACGATGAGGATTCTGCAGCTTCGACAAAGTCGTTTCAAGAAGTCAGTCGACGGTTGCACGTCCTCGCGATTCGGGGATTAACGATCAGCAAAAGGCGAAGGGATTGGACAACGAacagagagggagagaaagatAGAGCTCGGTTTCCTTCGaagaatcttttttttttctttcttttctttatctcTTCCGCTCATTTCCGTTCCACGCACTGGTTACACGCGCTCACCTTTGTTACTTCTCACCGACTCTTGATTCCTTCCGCTTCTGGTACGAAGAAGATGCGCTGAGGAGACGTCGACGAAAGATGTCGATGGACGAGGCACATGGAGGCGGCATGGTTTCCGCAATTCTTTCCTCGGTCGTACTTCTTCTCCTGCTCGGACGCACCGCGGATGCTCAGTAAGAATCTTCCTACTATTAGCGCCGCCATTTTAACGCGCCACCGATACTTTTCCCTCGAGTTGTAGCCCTTTCCTTTTGGAACATCACCAGCAGTTTCTCTCCTTGGATTTCTATCTATTTTCAATGGAGATCTGGATTTTTTAGTATTCTTCTATTACGATTGCGAGTCAGTAGTTATAGTTCTTTTATAAGGTAACACCAACAGTTTCTTCTTGGGTTTGTAATTTTGTTTGTAAATATGGTTTCTTGTCATGGAATTTATATTACTATTCCATTGGAATATTCAATCATCGGTTCCTCTTTCTGGACTTCtatcttcctcttcttcaatcgccatttctttttcacttcGACTCTTATTCTAATAGTTCTTATCTTAAGGTTTTTAGTCCTATACCAGCAGTTTTTCTACTTGGACTCGTGGTCCACTTCCATGGGAATCTCATGTAATGTTGCATTATGAAAACGTAGTTATCGCTGGGAGAAGAGGTTCTTCTTGCGTTCTGACGCTACAAAATGGCAGTTTTAGAGAACACGAAATGGATGTATTCTTTACTCCTGTCCAATATTATTAGATTCGTGAAACgtaaatatgtaaaaataGTTAAGTGGGtagaaatttgtataaaattgtaAGAATTATTTCTTTAACATACCTCTGAAcaatgatattttataaatataatagttCTTTTATTACAGGTTTAACAATCGTTCGCGTTTAACATTTTAAGGAATCTTAAATGATATTATTTCATAGtagaatgaaactttttaataCAGAACGGTTTCGAATCGACCATGGATAGAAGACTCGATGAAATCACCGCGAAGAAGTCGAAAGAGTGGATCACAGTGAAACTTCTGCAGTGCAGTGTGTCAAGTTCGACGAAATTAAATCCTACGTGTGAAAATAGTGAACATCGTGTATGAATTTGTTATGTGTATAACCAAAAGCTGATAAGATGTGATGAAATGGATGTGAGTGGACGTCGGAAAGTTTCCTGACAATGAGCTTTTGTTAATTTCACTCCTGTCTCCTATATATGTCGTACTGAAAAACAATTAAACCCTGTGTAATTGTGTTTTTCATTCCTGAGGATAATTAACAGTGAAAATACGATAAAATGTCTCCttaaaaaagtattatttGAATACTAATTTTATCTAAGATTTTGTCATTAAATGGTTCTTAAACATGTTTCGTTCTcgtatttatttaactttctGTGAAAGTTTCTTATGGTTTGACGAAGTGTTTCTACATTTACCAAAACTGTGAATCGAAATTGCAGGCGGAGTTTGGAGTTCTTCGATCTCTTACCGGAAGATCCTAAGCTCTATGATAAAATGCGACCGCCTAAGAAAGATGGACAAGCGACCGTCGTTTACTTCCACGTAACCGTCATGGGACTTGACTCGATAGACGAGAATTCAATGgtattatttgttattactTCAATTTCTTACATCCGATTCAGATATTGTTTCAAAGTAAATCGATTTAATAACGACCTCGGCAAACTATCTATTCCAAAAGGgtttaaaaaaacaatttaacaTGAAATAAATAGCGTTAACCCTTTGCGGAAGGGATACTCTGACGCTCGAGTGACGCTTGGACTGCTGTCCGCAGACAACCGTCCgcaaaaggttgaaatgttgAAGTATAGATCATGGTTTTTCGTGTTTCTAGACCTACGCTGCTGACATATTCTTCGCTCAAACTTGGAAAGATAACAGGCTGCGATTACCAGAAAACATGACATCCGAATATAGGTGTGACAGTATCTATTTTTCAGTTATAGTAGaagatatacatataatattgcaaaaattaGTAAGTTGAAAATGTGCAtcgatttcattaaaatttaagattGCTGGAGGTAGACTGGTTGAAGAATATGTGGCGACCAGATTCCTTCTTCAAGAACGCGAAGTCAGTGACTTTTCAAACGATGACTATACCGAATCACTATTTGTGGCTGTACAAAGACAAGACTATTTTATACATGGTCAAGTAAGTATATTCTTCAATTCTTTAGAAATCATCACCTTGCACATTTGATGTAACACGAATGAATCATTTCGTTATTAAATCCTTATACAAGAGGAAATATTCTGTCATTATGTTTCAGATTGACATTGAAACTCTCTTGTGCCATGAATTTCCTTATCTACCCTCACGATACACAGGAATGTAAGCTACAGATGGAAAGCCGTGAGTAGAATTGTATTTCTCTTAAActgatttcaaaattctaaatagAGATTACTTATTTTCTTCAAGAAATACCTTAAtatactattttctttttattttctgatCGCTAATTACCATTCCTCGCGGTATCATATTAAGAGTCTCTTTCCGTTCGTGTACCAATTCCTTTTTTCCGAATTTCTATCCTACGAACGAGGTTAAAGCACGATCGTTCTGCTGCGAGCGCGATAGAGCTTCCGAAGGTGTCCAATGCTTTGAATGAAAAGCGTTCCAAACGATTAGACGGTAAATCGAGCAGCGATGTGAATTTACTTGAATATTCGGGAACCGAGTCGTAGAGTACGGCCTTTTTAGTTTTATACACGGTGAATACCGGTACGATTTCACAAGGACAAAACAACTCGGTCAACAGTGTCGCACACGACGGATGAAATGATCTTCCAGTGGGATCCTGACGTGCCACTCGTCGTCGACGAGAACATCGAGCTGCCGCAGTTGCAACTGGTTAAGAATTACACAGCCGATTGCACCCAGGTCTATTCGACCGGTAAGCGAACGTTTCGTGTTCACGAAGCTTTG
Encoded here:
- the LOC114883240 gene encoding glycine receptor subunit alpha-3 isoform X1 — encoded protein: MSMDEAHGGGMVSAILSSVVLLLLLGRTADAQRSLEFFDLLPEDPKLYDKMRPPKKDGQATVVYFHVTVMGLDSIDENSMTYAADIFFAQTWKDNRLRLPENMTSEYRLLEVDWLKNMWRPDSFFKNAKSVTFQTMTIPNHYLWLYKDKTILYMVKLTLKLSCAMNFLIYPHDTQECKLQMESLSHTTDEMIFQWDPDVPLVVDENIELPQLQLVKNYTADCTQVYSTGNFTCLEVVFVLKRRLGYYLFHTYVPTCLIVIMSWVSFWIKPEAAPARVTLGVTSLLTLSTQHAKSQASLPPVSYLKAVDAFMSVCTVFVFMALMEYCLVNIVLGDSDPPAAKPAPPPAPPSSSGTDTAKLDKIFDIATKENAMLLSGRSQKSTGPPPGPTPAQRARMRALNIDRVSRVFFPFLFAVLNVTYWIMFAEYI
- the LOC114883240 gene encoding glycine receptor subunit alpha-2 isoform X2, translating into MSMDEAHGGGMVSAILSSVVLLLLLGRTADAQRSLEFFDLLPEDPKLYDKMRPPKKDGQATVVYFHVTVMGLDSIDENSMTYAADIFFAQTWKDNRLRLPENMTSEYRLLEVDWLKNMWRPDSFFKNAKSVTFQTMTIPNHYLWLYKDKTILYMVKLTLKLSCAMNFLIYPHDTQECKLQMESLSHTTDEMIFQWDPDVPLVVDENIELPQLQLVKNYTADCTQVYSTGNFTCLEVVFVLKRRLGYYLFHTYVPTCLIVIMSWVSFWIKPEAAPARVTLGVTSLLTLSTQHAKSQASLPPVSYLKAVDAFMSVCTVFVFMALMEYCLVNIVLGDSDPPAAKPAPPPAPPSSSGTDTAKLDKIFDIATKKSTGPPPGPTPAQRARMRALNIDRVSRVFFPFLFAVLNVTYWIMFAEYI